Genomic window (Deinococcus carri):
GCCCTGTGGGAGAAGCTCCTGACCCTGGGACTGACCCCGGCGGGCCTGGGCGCGCGTGACACCCTGCGCCTGGAAGCGGGCTTTCCGCTGTACGGCCACGAGTTCGCGGAGGACCTCCATCCCCTCGCCAGCACCTACACCTGGGTCGTCAAGGACAAGGAGCACGTGGGCCGCGCCGGGATTCAGGCCCAGCCGCCCGTGAAACTCATCGGCCTCGCCCTGGAGCGCGTGCCCGTGCGCGAGGGCTACCCCGTGCTGCTGAACGGCCAGCCGGTGGGCCACGTCACCAGCGGCACCAGCAGCCCCACCCTGGGCCACCCCATCGCCATGGCCCTGGTCCAGGCCGACGCCGCCCACGAAGGCGCTTACGAGGTCGAGGTGCGCGGTAAGGCGCAACCGGCGCGGCGGGTGGAGTTGCCCTTCTACAAGAGGTAGGCGGGAGGCGGGGCGCGGTACGCAGGAAAAAACCGCGCACTGCGTACCGCGCACCGCCTCCCACACCCCGCGTCCCGCTCCCCACACTTCCCCCCTCCCCAATACAGGAGAATCAACCCCATGCAGACCCCCAACGAACTGAAATACGCCGCCTCCCACGAATGGCTCGCTTCCGACGGCACGGTCGGCATCAGCGATTTCGCGCAGGACCAGCTCGGCGACGTGGTGTATGTCGAACTGCCCGAGGTGGGCCGCGTCGTCACGGCGGGCGAGTCCATCGCCGTCGTGGAGAGCGTGAAGACCGCCTCCGACATCTACGCCCCCGCCAGCGGCACCATCGTCGCTGTCAACGAGCAGCTTTCCGGCAACCCCGAACTGGTCAACAGCGGCCCCTACGGTGACGGCTGGCTTTTCAAGCTGGACGTGACCGAGGAAGGCGGCGACCTGATGGACGCCGAAGCGTACACCGCCGCGAACGGCTGAACGGAGCTTCCAGCGGCCAGCTTCCAGCGACCAGTCCAACGGGGCC
Coding sequences:
- the gcvH gene encoding glycine cleavage system protein GcvH, with the protein product MQTPNELKYAASHEWLASDGTVGISDFAQDQLGDVVYVELPEVGRVVTAGESIAVVESVKTASDIYAPASGTIVAVNEQLSGNPELVNSGPYGDGWLFKLDVTEEGGDLMDAEAYTAANG